TTGATTCGATTGGAAGATGTGGAGGGGATGAATGAAGAGATTTCCTGCCTGCTGCTTGAACTGCCCCAACGCGAGATTGGTGGACAATTGCCTGCCTATGAAGAGTTGGAAGCAATCTCGGCTTATTGCCGTGAACGTGGAATCAAGCTTCATCTGGACGGGGCACGTTTGTTCGAAATCACGCCATACTATCAGAAGACACCAGCCGAGATTTGCAGTCTGTTCGATAGTGTCTACGTGTCTTTTTACAAAGGCATTGGAGGAATCGCTGGGGCTATATTGGCAGGAGATACGGATGTTATGCAAGAATCGAAAATATGGAAGCGTCGGCACGGCGGCGATCTGATCGGCCTATATCCATATATTCTTAGTTCTCAATATTATTTCAATGAACGGATTGGCAAAATGGGGCTTTATTATGAGCAGGCGAAGGAACTTGCTTCCTTGTTAAATGCGTGTCACGGTATACGTACATTGCCAGAAGTACCCGTCTCCAATATGTTTCACGTACATTTTCCCTTGGCCCAAGCCGAGGTGGAGCGTATTCTGGCATCCATGACTCAGCAATTTGGCCTAGGGATTACTTCATACTTGCAGCAGACCAGTGCGCATAGCTGTGCCTTTGAATTGTCAACGGGGGATCGTTATCAGAATGTACCCAAGGACAAGCTGCGTTCAGCGCTGGAATGGCTGGATGAAGAACTGCGGAAACATGTGAACTAAAATATGCCATGGTTATTATGTTTTATTCTGCCTTATCCACTTGCTGGATAGGGTATTTTTGTTGCAGGAAAAGAAAGATAGGTGACGAAAGGTACTTTAATGCAGCAATAACAGTAATAATGTAGCTTCTGGTATCATCGTGTCGTTAATAGTGAACATATTTTTGGACCAAAATTTCATTGATTTTCATTTATAGAGGAGGAGTTCAAGTGGAGTCGAAAGAATTGGAACCCATTCGTGATCTTTTGGTTGAAGCTTACAATACAACAATGGGAGAAGGGTGTACTCCTGAAACGCAACAGAGCATTGAGGATTTTGAGCAAAAGTATAACGTGAAATTGCCCGCAGTGTATCGTGAGCTCTTGCTTGAATTTGGTGCATGCAACTTCGGCGATCCTGCCTTGTATTCGGTGAAAGAATTGAATTGGGCATATCCCGAGTTCCTGGATGTATATCGTGAATATGAGAAGGAATACGAGTTGCCCGCTGATCTGCAACCATTTCCAATTGGTGGGTTTGGCGAAGGAAGCATTGCTATACTGGATCAAAATTCTGGCAAGGTCCTGATGTTAATCCACGATGCGGGAGAACTGCCTCTTCGTGAGATTGCCGTGGACTTTAATGAATTAATGACGATGCTGGCTGAATCAGCTGTTTGGGTTCAGGAACAGATGAAGTAACAGGCTAGTCGGAAGGGAAGTACACCAGACGTATGGATATTCGAAAACTACGATACTTTATCACCGTGGCGGAGGAGCTTCATTTCCACCGTGCGGCTGAGAAATTAAATATGACGCAACCGCCGCTGAGCCAGCAGATTCAGAATCTGGAAGAAGAGCTCGGCGTGAAGCTGTTGGAACGCACAAAAAAAATGGTTCGTCTCACGGCAGCCGGTGCCGTGTTTCTGGAACAGGCGAGGCTGATCATGGCCCAACTTGAGCGATCCATCCAGCTTACGCAGAAGGCTGACCAGGGGATCATTGGACATTTAACGGTTGCTTTTGTGGATTCGGCTTCAGGGAGTATTATGGTCGATGTGTTGAGAAAATTCCGTGCGGCGTACCCGCAGATTGAACTTACGTTGCGTGAGATGACCTCGTCCCAACAATTGCAGGCACTAGCAGATGGACAGATCCATATTGGATTTTTGCGGTATCAGGATCACAACGGAGATTTGTCGTTCCGGGTCTGTCAGACGGAAACATTACTCGCAGTGCTGCCAGACCATCACCCTTTAGCTTCACAGACTCAGGTGTCCATAACAGAGCTGGCAGACGAAGATTTTATTTTATTCCCACGGCATCTGGGTTCTCCGTTCCATCGTCTCGTTCTGGATTATTGCAGGGAGCATGGTGTAGATCCTCGTATTACACAGGAAGCCATTCAGATGTACACGATTGTGAATCTCGTTGCAGCGGGTATGGGTATATCCATCGTTCCTTCTTCAGTAGATGTGTTCGAGCGGAGGGGGGTGGTATTTCTACCATTAGCAGAAAGTCCGCCCTCCGTACCGTTGTACACGGCATGGCGGACGGACATGAATCAGGAAGTGATTTCCCGTTTTATGAATATTGTAGATGAAATCGTTGATGGGAATATAAGTTGAGCTAAAGATTATTACACTTGCACTACGATGACCGAACAACCTGTTCTAACCCGTCTTGGCAGGATCTCTTTCAATCCACTCACCCAATATTTCATCAATGCGGGACAGGATGTCCCGATCCAGTTGAACACCAGAGGCTTTCACATTCTCAAGGACTTGCTCTGGACGGGATGCCCCAATAATGACGGATGACACATACGGATGCTGAAGAACCCAGGCGACGGCAAGTTGAGGGAGCGTCAGCCCGATGTCTTTCGCGAGTGGAATAAGCTGCTGAACAGCAGTCAGAACGTCGTCACGTAACCACCGACCAGCAAGATTATTGAAAAAGGGTGCTCCAGCCTCGGCAGCTGCACGTGATCCGGCTGGCAGCGCTTCGTGCGGAATATATTTACCAGATAGTATGCCCTGAGCCAGGGGAGACCATGTAATGTGGCCCAGACCTGCTTGTGTACTTGCTGGTACAACTTCCTGCTCAATAACCCGCCATAACATGGAATACTGTGGTTGGCTCGCAATAAAAGGCACGCGAAGCTCCTTAGCTAATGCGGAACCTTCTTCAATCTGAGCCGCAGTCCATTCGCTAACTCCAATATAGTGAACCTTGCCCTGACGAACCAGATCGGCAAACGCAAGGAATGTTTCCTCCAGCGGCGTATTTGGATCATAACGATGAGCATAATAGACATCGATATAATCAGTTTGCAATCTTTGCAATGAAGCGTTGCAGGCCTCCATGATATGTTTGCGGGAAAGTCCTCTGTCGTTGCGACCCGAGCCGGTTGGATGACAGACTTTGGTACACAGCTCAATACTTTCTCTTCGAGTCTCCTTTAGAGCATGTCCTAACACCGTTTCTGCCTTGGTGTTGGAATAGACGTCTGCCGTATCAAATGTCGTGATGCCTGCCTCCAAAGCAGCCTGGACACAAGCTTTTGCGGTTCCATCATCCACTTGTGCTCCATGCGTAATCCAGTTGCCCAGTGAAATCTCACTGACGGTTAAACCGCTGTTTCCCAATTTGCGATATTCCATTCGTGACGCCTCCCTAAGTAATCTGGACTCCATTGTAGCAATGGCAGATTAATAGGTGAAATATCTTTTAACCCCATCTTTGATATGAAAAAGATATCACTGAGTTTTCTCTTGTAACGAAAACGTATGGTTAAACGCGCTCATTGTTCTTGCATGTATTTGCGATATAAGGCTGGCGTAATCTCCTCGAATTTCTTAAATATTTTGATAAAATAACCCGATTCATTGAACCCCAGTTCATCACTGATCTGTGACACGGGCATGTCCGTAACTTCCAGCAATTGCTTGGCCCATTTGATTTTGAGTCGTGCAATATAAGTCGTGAAGTTCTCACCTGTTTCCTTAGCAAACAGCCTGCTGAAATAACTTGGACTCAGGTGGCACAGATCGGCCATTTGTTTAAGCGAGACTTGCTCACTCTTGTGACTGTGAATATATTCAAAAGCAGGTTGGAGCACCGGGCTGGAGCTCTCTGTATCACTTGCACTATTTTTAAGATAGGCATCCGCAATCGCATTGGTCATTTCTTTTTTGATCGACTCAATATTACGAATGGAGTATCCGGGCAGAATAGTGGACAGATTCAGAGACTCCTGATGACCCGAAGCTTTCTCGAACATTTCCACCAGTAAATTTTTGTTTAGTGCTTCCTCCACGATGTAGTTACAGAGTAAAGAAAGCATGTTGGAAATTTTCACAACCTCTTCATAGGTCATGACAGGCAACTGGTCATAATCGTCCTGTAATTCCTTTAGCTTTGCAGCATGCATAGGCACGTTCTTGGACGTGACGATCTGTTCCAGTTCCGTCCCTTTCTCCGGGTCAGCGAGCTTCACCTGTCCTGCCATTACCGCACCGATATATTTTCCATCAATGGTGATTGGAATCGCGATATCCACGATATTAAAATGACACAGATATACATAAGGTTCGTTCAATCGAACGGCTTCCAGACCACCACGAGAATCACATTTCTGGCAGTAGGGGAGCAGTTCGGGATCTTTGCGAACATTTTGGCAAAAGGCCTGACAGCTGCTATGGCTGGTTACGGGAATGCCTTTATAATCAACGGTTAGAATAGCCAGCTTGGTCACAGTGGCAAGAGAATCCTGTAGACGCTTCCATTTATTCAGGTCGAGGATTTTATTGATGTGCAGATATTCTTTAATCATGGGTGGAACCCTCCATAGCTAACCTGATGAATGATTTCGTTCGTTAAAAGTTAGCAAGTTGTACATATTAAGATGAGTTAATGACGGGTAATGTATAGATGATGTCAAAAATTAACCTATCGCATGACAATAAGATACCATGATTCCGTTGAAAAGCAAAAAATTACGATTGCAAATTATAATAATTTGTTATCAAAGTCCACTGTAAACCTCACATGCATGGTATATATTTAGGTTAATTGTGAGTATTTAAAATTTAATGTTTAAGTTCATCTAAGAATTACATCAGATAGCCTTGTTGAAGGTTTGCAGGACATTTATGCAGTAAACGAAAACGAACTTATATCATCCATAGGAGGTTTATATCATTATGAGAAAAGCATTTATTAGTCCAACGAAATATGTGCAAGGCGAAGACGAATTGTTGAACCTCGGTTACTTTGTGAAATCCTTTGGTGAATCTGCATTGCTGATCGCACATCCGGATGATGTACAGCGTGTAAAGGCGAAGCTCGATGCAACGGCACAAAAATTCAATATTACGTTTGTTGAAAGCGGTTTTAGAGGGGAATGTTCCCGCGAGGAAGTTGCTCGTCTCCAGGAAATTGCGAAAGAAAAAGGATGCACATGTACAATTGGCCTCGGTGGCGGTAAAGCGATCGATGCAGCCAAATGTGTGGCAGAAGGCGAAGCGCTAATCATCTGTCCTACCATCGCAGCAACGGATGCGCCAACAAGTCACTCTGCTGTGTTGTATACGCCGGAAGGTGCTTTTGATGACTATGCGTATTTCAAACAAAGCCCTAGTGTTGTTCTCGTGGACACAACGGTTATTGCAAACGCACCAACACGTTTCCTTGTATCGGGTATGGGTGACGCGTTGTCTACGTACTTCGAAGCAAGAGCTACAGCAAAGTCGTACTCTCGTGTTAACGCAAGTCTGCCGATGGGTTCCCGTGAAGGATACACGCCATCCGCAGTAGGTACGAATGCAGCACTTGCTCTCGCAAAACTTTGTTATGAAATGCTGCTGACGGATGGATTGAAAGCAAAAGTAGCCAGTGACAGCAACGTCGTGACTCAAGCGCTGGAAAACATCGTTGAGACAAACATTCTCTTGTCTGGACTTGGATTTGAAAGTGGCGGTCTGGCTGCAGCCCATGCGATCCACAACGGTTTGACTGTTCTGGAGGGTACACATCACTTCTTCCACGGTGAAAAAGTATCATTCGGTACGATTGCACAACTCGTCCTTGAAAATGCACCAACCGAAGAGCTGCATGAAGTCATGGACTTCTGTCTCACAGTGGGACTGCCTGTAAGCTTGGCGGATATCGGTGTAGATACCATTAGTCAGGAAGAGTTGTTGAAGGTGGCCGAGATCGCATGTATTCCGGAGGAATCCATTCACGCTATGCCGTTCCCGATAACTGTTCCTGAAGTGGCTGCTGCCATTGCGGCGGCTGACCGTATGGGACGGGACTACAAAGCAGCTCGCCGGGAGGCGAAATAAATGAAGAAAATCATCAATCAGGCTGAAAATGTTGTCATGGAAATGTGCAACGGCATTGCGCTGGCGCACCCGGAGCTTGAATTTTTGAAAAAATATAAAGTCATTAAACGCAGAGAGATTAATGGGGATAAAGTTAGCCTCATCAGCGGCGGTGGTAGTGGTCATGAACCTGCCCATGCAGGTTACGTTGGCAAAGGCATGCTGGATGCTGCGGTCTGTGGAGATGTATTCGCATCTCCTTCCCAGATTCAGGTATATCAGGCGATCAAGTCCACAGCCAGCAAGAAGGGCACGCTGCTAATCATTAAGAACTACAGCGGCGACATGATGAACTTCAAGAACGCGGCGCATCTTGCCGAGGAAGATGGCATTGACGTGCAATATGTACGGGTTGAGGATGACATTGCTGTTCAAGACAGTCTGTATACGGTAGGGCGCCGCGGCGTTGCCGGAACCGTACTGGTACACAAAATCGCTGGAGCTGCAGCCGAAGAAGGCCGCAGTCTGGCAGAGGTGAAATCCGTTGCTGAGAAAGCAGCCCAGAACGTTCGCAGCATCGGATTTGGATTCACATCCTGTACCGTGCCTGCCAAAGGAACACCGACATTTGAAATCGCTGAAGATGAGATGGAATTCGGTGTGGGAATTCATGGTGAGCCCGGCATTCGCCGCGAGAAATTGGTATCTGCGGATGAGCTTGCAGGACGTATGGTTGAAGCACTGCTTGCAGACATGAAGCTGGACAACGATGCTTCCGCTGAGATTGCTGTGCTTGTCAACGGATTTGGTGCTACACCTTTACAGGAGCTCTATCTGCTCAACAACTCGGTTCAGCGTGAGCTGGCACAGCGTTCAGGACTGGGTGTAGCCACTACGTTTGTTGGCAATTACATGACGAGCATCGATATGGCAGGCGCATCGGTAACCATCCTGAAAATGGACGATGAATTGAAAACATTGTTGTTTAAGGAAAGTGATACACCTGCTTTCAAAGTATCTGGCCCTCCAGTAGCGCAAGTGGCATATTCCGAAGCATTGGAAGCCGTCGTAACTGAAGATGCGCCAGTATCCTATGAAGTGGAAACACCTGCAACGTCTGCGGTGATCAACAACAATCAATTCTCCCTGGATAATATCGTCTACCTGATCGATAAGATGAGTGAAATCATTATCAAGAACGAAGTACCATTCTGTGAACTGGATTCCCATGCGGGTGACGGCGACTTTGGTATGAGCGTAGCGAAGGGCTTCAGACAGCTCAAGCGCGAATGGAACCATATCGGGAACGAAGAGAACAAGAATATCGGTTCATTCCTCGATGCATGCTCTCTTGTCATTATGGAATACTGTGGCGGTGCATCCGGCCCAATCTGGGGTTCGGCATTCCGGGCAGCAGGCAAAGCCGTTGGTGACAAGCAGCAATTGAACGTTGCAGAGTTCGCTGACATGATGCAGGCGGCAGTACAAGGGATTCAATCTACAGGTGAACGTTCCTTCGGACGTGGTGCCGTTGTAGGTGACAAGACATTAATTGACGCACTTGTCCCTTGTGCAGACTCATGGACGCAAAGTTCGAAGTCTGGAGCTGACTTCAAAACGGCGTTTGCCAAAGGTGCCGAAGCGGCAGTAGAAGGCGCGAAGAAAACAGAAGACATCGTGGCACGTATGGGCCGCGCGGGTGCTGTTGGCGATCGCAGTCTGGGCTACCCGGATGCTGGAGCGTATGCGCTGGGTGTTATTTTCACAGAGCTATCCCAGGCAATGAAATAAATATGGAGTGCAACGAGATTACACTTGGTCACTCCGATTGCAGACCATACTTGATTTAGACACTCAGGAACTACACAGACAGAAAACCTTTCGATCTCTCTTACCCCCGGATTTCAATGATTTTCCCCTGAAGGGAGAAATCCGGTGATAAAGGAGTACGCTCCGCTTCTTCAGGTCCTTTCTGTCTGTTTCGCTCTTGTGTCTATACCAAATTAATATGACTGCATCTCGTTTTTGTGTAATTATAAGGTTCAATCCATATCCAACGTTTCATTAACGTGGATAGTGGATATAAGTATGGAGACCGATCTGTAGCTTGGCTTACAGAGCGGTCTTTTTTGATATGGAAAAGCGAAGATGTGAGTCGGAAAATTTGGCTTGGAGGTTCCAGATAGTGTAATCTGGAGAGTATGGACAGCCATTTGAACGAGAAGGGATCGGGATGATTCGATGACGCAAAAAATCTATTATGACTCCGCGTACACACGGGAGTGGCATACACAAATTACAGGCAGAGTGGACAAAGAAGATGGTATATATGTCACGCTGGCGGAGACGGCTTTTTATCCGCATGGGGGTGGACAGCCTTGTGATCTGGGGCAGATCGGCGGCATTGATGTGTTGGATGTGATTAGTGAAGATGGTGAGGTGCTGCACAAACTGGAGCGTGCGACGGAGCAGAATGACGTGGATTGCCATATCGACTGGCAGCGCAGATTCGATCATATGCAGCAGCATAGCGGGCAGCATTTGCTGTCGGCTATTACGCTGAAGCTGGCAGATGCGATGACGCTCAGCTTTCATCTGGGCACAGATTACATCACGATCGATGTGGCAGCCGAACTGGGAGCGAATCAACTGGCTGCAATTGAAATGGAAGTTAATCAGCAGATATACCGGAATGCCAGAATCAGCAGTTCATGGGTCACTGCGGAAGAGGCGGCACGTCTGCCGCTGGTGAAGCAGCCTTCCGTAACCGAAGATATTCGCATCGTGGAGATCGAGGGCGTGGAATATAACGCTTGTGGTGGAACACATGTGTCAGCCACAGGAGAGATCGGAATTATTAAACTGTTGAAAACCGAGAAAGTGAAGGGCGGCACCCGGATTTATTTTAAATGCGGATACCGTGCACTGAATGAATTCAGCGCCGCGCAAAGCGTGCTGACCGGAATTACAGCCAAATTGAAGACCAGCCGGGAAGAGCTTGCGGATCGGATCGACAAAATGGAAGCAGAGCAAAAGCAGCTGCAAGCAGAGCTGAACGCTGTGAAATCTTCCAATGACGCTTATTATGCACAAGAGCTTTTATCTGCACGGGAAGGGCTTGTCATTGCCCAAATCTTTGAAGACAAATCGCTCAAGGATATGCAGAGTCTAGCGACCAAGCTGACATTAGAACATGAGGGACTTGTACTCTTTGCGAGCATCTCGGAGGCCAAAGTTGTATTAGCACAGAACGGGCAGCCGCCGGAGTGGGCTTGTGGACCTTTCTTCAAGGGCAATCTCGGAGCCTACCAGGGCAAAGGTGGCGGCAGCGAAAAAATGGCTCAGGCGGGTTTTGCCAGCAGCGAAGATGCGCTCGCATTTTATGAATTTACGAAGGACCAACTGGGACATCACTAATCTACCATCCCACTGATCGACATGATGGAGCTTGTAGAACGTGAAGAAGGATCAAAAACATAGGGGGTACCCATAGATGACAGAACGCATTCCGTGCATACGAGAGGGGTGCCCAAATACGATTTTGCCAGCAACGGCTGCCAGAACAGGTGGGTACTGCATGCCTTGCAAGCAAGAGATGGAGCGCGAGGCACATCAGAGATACATTGAAGCCAATCGGCGCGACGTGGACTTGTATGAGGGAATCATGGACCCTGTGGAGATTTTGAAAATCATGCATACACGTCAGGATCATGATCCACTAATCCGTTATGTGGCATACGAGCATTCCAAAGAACAGGTGTATCTGTCCTTGTCTACGGAGCAGCAAGCCCTCATGATCGATTATGCGATGCAACTGATTCGTACGGGGGATGACGATACAGGTAAAGATATTTTGGTGTATCTGGTCTGTTACCATGATACGTCGTTGTCTGCACAGATTCCTGAGCTGTTGGAGCACGAAATCTATTATCCTGTCATTTTGTATAAGAGCGCCTCGGCTGAAGTACGTGATCAACTGTTGCAGCGGGTGAACACCGATGATGAGAATCGGAATAATCTGTTGCTCATGCTCGCCTATATTGGAGATGAAGTGGTTGTACGTCAGTTCCAGCAATGGAGGCAGTCTCCGCCTCGCTGGGCAGATCAGCTGCATGTCGCACCTGAGCACTATACTACCGAAGCCGGTTGGGAGTTATCGAATGAAGGCCAGCGCAGGGATTTATTTATCACTCCAAGTTATTCACTCTATAAAGTAAAAGAGAATGAAGGGGCTGACGACACATCTATTGGCAATTCGATCTCCATGCTGTTGACCAGTACCGATAACTGTGAGTGGTGTGGCGGTCCGTTAACGACCTTAATTGATCTGGATGTACAGCATCCAGCACTGCAGGATGTTGCATGGAATAGTGAGCGGCTTCAAGTGCAGACTTGCGTTATATGCAGTTGTTATGGCGTCGTTTATATGGAGATGGATTCAGTAGGTGAACCGTGCTGGAGTGCGCATAATGTGATGCCGATGGGAGCGGATGATCTTGACCCGGACGACTATGTTCAGCTTGCACCGGATGCAGGCCGGCAGTTTTGGATTGCGACTGCACCACGTCATGCGTTCCATGGCAGTGAGTGGGCGATGGAGCCTTCTACATCCCAGATTGGGGGCCATCCCGGATGGGTTCAGGATGCGGAGTATCCGAATTGTCCATGCTGCTCTTCTAGGATGAGGGCCGTTGGACAAATGGACTGGAACGAGGTTGAGGAATACGGGGATGGCATGTATTACATGTTCATTTGCGAGCCGTGTCAGATGACGGCGGTAACTTATCAACAATCCTGATGAGGGAACTCTAATGATCTGTTATTGCATAGATGCGATTTAAATTTGTATTGACAGCTGCATACCCAAAAGGGGCTATCCCATATGTATTAACATTCTAGGAAGCCCCCTCGTATGATTAGGTCAACCAGATATGCTGGTTGGCCTTTTTGTTGCTATAGTCGGTTGAAAGAAACTGAGACACCTTATATCTCAATTCCAGCTTAAAGTTCTGCGGATGCTTGTGTCAGAAGTGCAGCCAGCCACTCATAGTCAGGCGTATCTTTTTCCTTAATCTTAATTGTTTTACGTTCCGCTGGGCCTTCAAATATCCCATCTGGCAGCTCAAGTCCGGTTGCATTGAAGATCGTGAAGGATACTGCCGGCTTGGAAGGGGAGATGACCGCTGCATATTTACCGTTTTTCAGGAAATGCGGTTTCTTATATTGCACACGTTCCTCTACTTCAGGGATGGATTCATGTACCAACTCCCGCAGTTTACTTGCAACCTCGGCTTGCCAGGGAACCGGGATCTGTTCGATAAATTCAGTGACTTCCGCATTCATATTCATGCTTGTCCACCCTCCACATTGATCTGATTGTGTATTTCCCATTCCGGTCTTAGAATTCCCATCAATAAGCGATCAAAGCGTTTTCCATCACGATAAACGGCTGATCTAGCACGACCTTCCAACTGAAAGCCGACCTTCTCATAGGCACGGATGCCCTTGGCATTATAGGCGATGACATCAAGACCGACCCGGTCCAGATTCAATTCATGGAAGGCGTACCGCAAAATAAGATTCAACGCTTCCGTGCCGTATCCCTTGTTGCGATGCTCTGCGAGTCCAATGCCAATGGCAAGTTGTCCGCATCGGTTGTTCCATTCAATGCTGTGAATGACAACGAATCCGATCAGTCGTTCATCCTCAAGCGTTCGAAGCCGAAAGTAAACTTCCTTGTCCTTCGTCTCGCCTTCATCTTCAAGCTGCTTTTCCGAAAATGGAATGGCAATATCCGTATCCACATTTCGCAAATATTCGGGATCTTCATTCCATTGCAGCATGGTCTGCACATCTTCTGCACGGGGCGGAGTCATTTTCAATCGTTTGCTATAAAACAGATTTTCAGTCGATAGTGTCATGATGGTCTCCTTTTCACAAATTAAGTTTGCTTCACCTCAGTACGACAATTAGCTATATGCTTTCTACGCAATATTCCTCGCTCCTTTGTAATCAGATAGCCTCACTATAATGGAAATTTAAGGGTATCACAATAGACATTTCATTTGTGTTTTTGAAGCTGTTGTCAGAAAACCTGCCATGGTAGTACTATATAATCATTGGACATGTATTCAGTGTAAACAACACACAACAAAATTGTCGGCAGGAGTGGTAGATATGGAGATCAAAGTAGACGATTTGAGCGGTCATCAAGTCATTGGATTAATTGCAGAACATTTGCAGGGTATGGCAGCAGATTCGCCGCCGGAAAGCATTCACGCTCTGGATCTGGATGGGTTAAAGAAACCTGAGATTACATTCTGGTGCGCATGGGAAGCGGAAGAGCTGCTGGGCTGCGGGGCCATGAAGGAATTGAATTCGGAGCATGCAGAATTGAAATCGATGCGTACAGCATCAGCCCACCTGAGAAAAGGCGTAGCAAGACAAATTCTTGCCCATATTATTGAGGTTGCCAAGAATCGGGGATATAAACGAATCAGTCTGGAGACAGGTTCGATGGATTCTTTTATTCCGGCGCGTAAGCTGTATGAGGACTTTGGGTTTGTATACTGTGAGCCATTCGCAGATTATAGTTTGGACCCGAACAGC
This window of the Paenibacillus marchantiae genome carries:
- a CDS encoding DUF1963 domain-containing protein; translation: MTERIPCIREGCPNTILPATAARTGGYCMPCKQEMEREAHQRYIEANRRDVDLYEGIMDPVEILKIMHTRQDHDPLIRYVAYEHSKEQVYLSLSTEQQALMIDYAMQLIRTGDDDTGKDILVYLVCYHDTSLSAQIPELLEHEIYYPVILYKSASAEVRDQLLQRVNTDDENRNNLLLMLAYIGDEVVVRQFQQWRQSPPRWADQLHVAPEHYTTEAGWELSNEGQRRDLFITPSYSLYKVKENEGADDTSIGNSISMLLTSTDNCEWCGGPLTTLIDLDVQHPALQDVAWNSERLQVQTCVICSCYGVVYMEMDSVGEPCWSAHNVMPMGADDLDPDDYVQLAPDAGRQFWIATAPRHAFHGSEWAMEPSTSQIGGHPGWVQDAEYPNCPCCSSRMRAVGQMDWNEVEEYGDGMYYMFICEPCQMTAVTYQQS
- a CDS encoding GNAT family N-acetyltransferase, whose translation is MEIKVDDLSGHQVIGLIAEHLQGMAADSPPESIHALDLDGLKKPEITFWCAWEAEELLGCGAMKELNSEHAELKSMRTASAHLRKGVARQILAHIIEVAKNRGYKRISLETGSMDSFIPARKLYEDFGFVYCEPFADYSLDPNSAFMTKEL
- a CDS encoding GNAT family N-acetyltransferase — translated: MTLSTENLFYSKRLKMTPPRAEDVQTMLQWNEDPEYLRNVDTDIAIPFSEKQLEDEGETKDKEVYFRLRTLEDERLIGFVVIHSIEWNNRCGQLAIGIGLAEHRNKGYGTEALNLILRYAFHELNLDRVGLDVIAYNAKGIRAYEKVGFQLEGRARSAVYRDGKRFDRLLMGILRPEWEIHNQINVEGGQA
- a CDS encoding DUF1801 domain-containing protein; its protein translation is MNAEVTEFIEQIPVPWQAEVASKLRELVHESIPEVEERVQYKKPHFLKNGKYAAVISPSKPAVSFTIFNATGLELPDGIFEGPAERKTIKIKEKDTPDYEWLAALLTQASAEL